In Streptomyces sp. SLBN-118, the following are encoded in one genomic region:
- a CDS encoding ATP-binding protein, with protein sequence MPPYTAPHPGPKYAAPWTGVGFPGPGTLAPHRSPTVRFTLPAQEALVGCVRTTASDLLTRWHLADDERDAAVLIVGELAANAATHGRSEMSLCLTLDPGMLYIVVSDHGRPAASRGSSANDDPDEHGRGVGIVHALATRVDLLHDDHGTRVLACLPVTIHRPRAY encoded by the coding sequence ATGCCCCCCTACACCGCACCCCACCCCGGGCCCAAGTACGCGGCGCCGTGGACCGGCGTCGGATTCCCCGGACCGGGCACCCTGGCCCCACACCGCTCCCCGACGGTCCGGTTCACCCTTCCGGCGCAGGAAGCGTTGGTCGGTTGCGTCCGCACGACAGCCTCCGACCTGCTCACCCGCTGGCACCTGGCGGACGACGAGCGGGATGCGGCCGTCCTGATCGTCGGGGAACTGGCTGCCAACGCGGCTACGCACGGGCGGAGCGAGATGTCGCTGTGCCTGACCCTGGATCCGGGCATGCTGTACATCGTCGTGAGCGATCACGGGCGCCCTGCCGCGTCGCGCGGGTCTTCCGCAAACGACGATCCGGACGAGCACGGCCGCGGCGTCGGCATCGTCCATGCTCTCGCCACCCGGGTCGACCTGCTCCATGACGACCACGGGACCCGGGTTCTGGCCTGCCTGCCCGTCACGATCCACCGACCGCGGGCCTACTGA